The DNA region TGGATCAGGGAATTGAGCGTTTTGAAGTGGGAGGTTTCAATGGTGAATGCCGGCTTATATTCAGCACTGTTTTCACTGCCCATGCCGGTTTCTAAGCTGGGGGTTAAATGCTCTGCCAAAAATTTTAAGAGCCGCCCGCGATCCAAAAGTCCCAAAAACTTGCCGGCGGCATCAACCAAAGCTAAATCGGGGTTTGACTGCGCTTGAAGGTGTGGCCACAATTGATTTAGGCTAAGACTCGCGCTCAGTCCAGTTAAAGGCTGGATCAGAGGGGGTCCTGTAGCCCACAGGGGTTGTTGCGGGTCTAAATCGCCAGAAACCGGGGTTCTGTGGTCTTTCCTGGCATGAGATTCTTGCTGAGGGGATAAGTGGCCATTTATCAGATAGGGTAGGCAGTTCCGCAAGGATATGATGCCCAAGGGAGATTGGCGCTCACTGACGAGCACGATTTGATCGCACTGCCCTTGACGGAATATCTCTAGCACTGTTGCCAGCCGGGATGTCTGAGTTACAGTGGGCACAGACGCTATAAATGTTTGCAGATAGGAAGTAGGGATTGACATTACAAAAGTTGCATTTACAGATAAGTTACAGCCCCTACATATCGTGCGGTGGCAAGGGTTCGGCGCAGTCAAGCCGGTGGCCACACTTCGAGCCTTGGCTCAAAGCTCTCAATTGTGAGGGACAAAGGCCGTAGAAACTTGCAAGGGGGGACAGCTCAATTATTACTTGTTAGCGAGGAAATCGAACGCTTTGCCCTTACAATTGGTTACAATTAAGAGTTGAATATTGAAGCAAATATTAAGCTTCTGGTTTAGGCGGCTCCTGTTATCACAAATGCTGTAACACAAACAGCAACTCTGTTCATTTATCGGCTACGTCTTTGCGCCCTCAACTCTCTATTTGTATTTTCCTGCATTCCAACCAAATCGCCGAGTCTCTGACACGACTTTTGGTTAATGAGCGATATTCTGTCAGTTCCTTCACCTCTGAAGCAGAATTTTTGCACTTTGTCGAGAGCAAAAAACAACAACTTGATTGTTTGATTTTAGAAGATGATCCCGCTTGGCAGCCGGTGGCTAGTCATCTGCGCCAGGAAGTTATCGTGTTGCCGGCAGTCATTGTGGATGTGAGTCAGCCACAGATCAACAACGACGAAATGCCGGCAAATCCCACCATCAGTGCGGTTGAGGTTGCAATGTCTCAAAGGTCTGCGGTGGTGGACGAGGCTGTTTTGAGCTGCTTTTACCACAGTGCGGAGGTTAGGGTATCCACAGCCCAGTTTAACCAGATTACAGATTTTATTCACCAAGCACTGACGGAATTTCTCAGTCTTTCTCCCTACGGAGACTTGACAAGACCGGCATCTGGGGGCAACTCTGCGGCCACATCCCTCACCCAGCATTTACTCCTGCAACAGCAGCGCCGGCTGTCCGAGAAGTTGAGGGAACGATTAGGATACTTAGGTGTGTATTATAAAAGGAATCCCCAAGGATTTTTACGGCATCTGCCCCCAGCAGAAAGGCGCGAATTTTTAGACAGTCTAAAAGCAGATTACCGGGAGATTGTTTTAAGTTATTTTTCTGATGATAATAATTTAAATCAAAAAATTGATAATTTTGTAAACATCGCCTTTTTTGCCGATGTGCCGGTAACAAATATAGTTGAGATACACATGGAATTAATGGATGATTTTGCCAAACAGCTAAAATTAGAAGGTCGGAATGAAGAAATTCTGCTTGACTACCGCTTAACCTTGATTGATACCATTGCTCATCTGTGCGAGATGTATCGCCGATCTCTCCCCCAAGAGTCGTGAGAACGTGTAAGAAGTGAAGGGCTGCGTTCCGTGAAACGTTTTGACTCGAAAGAAATCGCTTGCCCTTTACTTTATTTGCTACGCGCACGCTGCGCTATCACCCTTCACCCATGTACAGACATGGCACAGCCACGCTCCTACTTTAACCTTCACCCTTGTTATACTTATGTCTTCTCTAAAAAAAACTTATATTCTCAAGCTCTACGTGGCCGGCAATACTCCCAACTCTGTCCGGGCTTTAAAAACTCTCAAAAATATCCTAGAAGAGGAGTTTCAGGGTGTATACGCGCTGAAAGTGATTGACGTTCTTAAAAATCCGCAACTGGCTGAGGAAGACAAAATTTTGGCAACTCCAACCTTGTCAAAAATCTTGCCGCCGCCGGTTCGCAAAATTATTGGCGATCTGTCGGATCGAGAGAAAGTTTTAATTGGGTTAGACCTTCTTTATGAAGAACTGTGTGAAGAAGAACAAAAGCTTAGTTAAATAAAGGGTTGAAAGCACGCTTTTCCCTATCGTGCGGGTTTTGTGGTAAAAAAAATTAGGGCAAATATTCAATTCGTAAATTTACATTCAGTTTTGAACAACTAAAGCTATGAATAAACTTCAGCAAATAGGGCAACCCAATCAATTGCCAGCCAGGGGAGTCCAGAAAATTCGCACGATGATAGAAGGCTTTGATGACATCAGTCATGGAGGTCTGCCGGTGGGGAGAACCACCTTAGTCAGCGGCACTTCTGGAACCGGCAAGACGATGCTAGCTGTTCAGTTTCTTTATAACGGGATCACAATATTTGATGAAGCCGGCGTCTTTGTAACCTTTGAAGAATCTCCTGCCGATATTATTAAAAATGCCTCAAGTTTTGGTTGGGATTTACAGGGTTTGATCGATGAAGGAAAATTATTTATTCTGGATGCTTCTCCTGATCCAGAAGGGCAAGATGTGGTGGGAAGTTTTGACCTATCTGCCCTGATCGAGCGGATTCAGTATGCGATTCGTAAATATAAGGCAAAACGAGTTTCCATCGACTCCGTAACAGCGGTATTTCAGCAGTATGATGCAGCCTCTGTGGTGCGACGGGAAATCTTTCGTTTAGTTGCCCGCCTTAAACAAGTTGGCGTCACAACGATTATGACAACAGAACGGGTGGAAGAATATGGGCCGGTTGCCCGGTTTGGCGTAGAAGAATTTGTTTCAGATAATGTTGTGATTGTCCGAAATGTATTAGAAGGCGAACGCCGGCGTCGCACGATGGAAATTTTGAAGCTGCGCGGAACAACTCACATGAAAGGGGAATATCCTTTCACGATGACTGATGAAGGCATCAATATTTTCCCACTCGGCGCGATGCGACTGACTCAGCGATCTTCCAACATTCGCGTCTCTTCTGGTGTCAAAACTCTGGACGAAATGTGCGGCGGTGGTTTCTTTAAAGATTCGATTATTTTGGCAACTGGGGCAACCGGCACCGGCAAGACACTATTGGTGAGCAAATTTGTTGAAAATGCTTGCAAAAATGGCGAACGTGCTTTGCTATTTGCCTACGAAGAATCCCGCGCCCAGTTATTGCGAAATGCTTACTCATGGGGCATTGATTTTGAAGAATGGGAACAGAAAGGATTGCTAAAAATCCGCTGTGCTTACCCGGAATCTGCCGGCTTAGAAGACCACTTGCAAATTATTAAATCAGAATTGACGGATTTTAAACCGGCTCGTCTTGCGATTGACTCTCTCTCGGCTTTAGAACGCGGAATCAGCAACAATGCCTTTCGTCAGTTTGTCATTGGCGTCACCGGCTATGCCAAGCAAGAAGAAATCACCGGCTTCTTCACCAACACCACCGACCAATTTATGGGTTCTCATTCGATTACAGACTCCCATATTTCCACCATTACCGATACGATTATCATGTTGCAGTATGTGGAAATTCGCGGAGACATGGCGCGGGCGATTAATGTCTTCAAAATGCGGGGTTCCTGGCATGATAAAGGCATTCGTGAGTACACCATTAGTCAAAATGGCCCAGAGATTAAAGATTCTTTCCGCAATTACGAACGAATTATTAGTGGATCTCCCAGCCGAATCTCAATTGATGAAAAGAGCGAACTGTCCCGAATTGTAAAAGGTGTCCAGGGCAAGAAAAACGAGGATTTAGACAGTTAAATAAACTTTAGTTGCAGCCAGCCGTCCTAGTTTTACAGAGAGGGGGTGAGAGGAAAAAATACTCAATTTCTCACCTAATTTCCCCTTTCTTACTCTGGGGTAAATTATCCCAAACTCGTCGGCTACCTAATGCTCAATGCGCCTTTGCTGTTTTTAAACATGATAGGTAAAAGCCAGATGGCAATAAATGTCAGTGTACCCGAAGCAACAAGACAGTTTACTGAATTACTTCAGCGAGTTAGACAAGGTGAAGAAGTCATCATTTCTGAAGCGGGGATGCCTGTGGCGCGACTGCTTCCCATCTCTGCCAAATCTCCTCGTATTCCCGGACAAGATCGCGGTAAAGTAATCGTTTCACCTGATTTTGATCATCCTCTGCCAGAAGATGTCATCAACGATTTTATTAATCCGACGACACCTCAATTATGAGAGTTGTGCTGGATACTCATACATTTCTCTGGTGGGTGACTGATGCGCCTCAGTTATCCAATACTGTGCGCGGAATTATTGCAGATTCAGACAATACTATACTTTTTAGTGCTGCTAGCGCGTGGGAAATTGTGATTAAAGTCCGTACAGGGAAGCTGATCTTACCCGAAGAACCAGAATCCTATATTCCTTCTAGATTAGCTGCTAATCAGTTTGAGAGCTTGCCAATTCAGATGAATCATGTTTTGCAAGTTGCTAAGCTACCAGGCTATCATAAAGATCCCTTTGATCGGATTTTAATCGCTCAAAGTCAAATTGAAAAAATTCCTATTTTAACGATAGATAATCTAATTACTCAATATGCCGTGAGCAGCATTTGGTAAGACTTATTGCAATTCTAGGCAAGTGCTTTTGGTAATCTACGAAGCTTTGATTGCTGCCAGCTAAATAAGAACAATTGATCAGAAAGACCCATAATTGGATGATGGCAACAGCCTTAATCAGCAATTATGAGCCACTGTAAGTTTAACGAACACGGAGGGATTTGAACCCCCGACCCTTAGAACCGGAATCTAATGCTCTATCCACTGAGCTACGTGTCCTAACATTTAAGTAGTATAGCACTTATTAAGCCGGCTGACCAGTAACCTGATCCGAAAGAGGGGAAGAAGGCAGCCGGCAGCCGTTGGTTAAGAACAGATCGCCAAAGTTAGCTGAGATTCGCGCCAGCCGGCTAAGTCAGCCAATGCGCGATCTCGATACTTGCCATAGCGTTCTTGCTTGCTGCGAATTTTCACCGGCAACTCTGGCAAAATTCCAAAATTCGGCGGCATCGGCTGAAAATGCTTCGGTTCAGCGGAACTGATGAACTCAAACAGCGAACCCATCATCGTTGTCACCGGCAGCTTCACGGTTTCCAACCCTAGCGCCAGCCGCGCCGCATTGGTTCCCGCCAGCCAACCTCCCGCCGCTGCTGCTGTGTAACCTTCTGTGCCGGTTAATTGTCCTGCCGCCAATAAGGTTGGACGCTGCTTAAATTGCAGGGTTGGATAAAGTAGTTGCGGCGCATTGATAAACGTGTTGCGATGCATCACACCCATCCGCACAAATTCCGCCTCTTCCAACCCCGGAATCATCCGAAATACGCGCGTTTGTTCACCCCATCGCAAATTTGTTTGGAATCCCACCATATTCCACAATTGGCCGGCTTTGTCTTCTTGGCGCAATTGCACCACCGCGTAGCAGTTGTGGATTTTAAACTTTCGCGCTTCGATGGGGTCATCTCCCAACTCGGCTTTTTTACGGGGATCGAATAATCCCACCGGCTTTAAAGGGCCATAGCGCATCGTATCTTCGCCTCGCTTAGCCATTTCTTCAATCGGCAAACACGCTTCAAAAAATTTGGCTGTTTCCCGTTCAAAATCCTTTAATTCTGCCTGTTCTGCCGCACATATTTCTCGCCAAAAGTTTAGATACTGCTCTTTCGTCATGGGGCAGTTGATATAATCTGCGTCGCCTTTGTCGTAGCGAGAAGCACGAAACGCGATATCAAAATTAATTGACTCTCCCACAACAATTGGGCTGGCGGCATCAAAAAAACTCATGTATTCCATGCCGGTGAACCGCTGCAAATCTGCCGCCAAATTGTGAGTGGTGAGCGGGCCGGTTGTCAGGACAGTAATCCCGTCTGGGGGAATTTGGTGAACTTCGTCTCGGCGCAATTCGATTAAGGGATGAGCGTCGAGGGTTTCTGTTAAATTCCGGCTAAATACCGCTCGATCTACGGCTAAAGCACCGCCTGCCGGCACATTATGTTCGTCTGCTTTGCCGATAATAATTGAACCGAGTTGCCGCAATTCTTCGTGGAGTAAACCGGCAGCGCGATCCGTTGCTTTTGCGCCAAATGAGTTACTACAAACTAATTCTGCTAATTCGCCGGTGTGATGCGCTGGACTGAGGTGATTGGGGCGCATTTCGTGTAAAATTACCGGCACTCCTGCTTGTGCGATTTGCCAAGCTGCTTCGGTGCCGGCGAGTCCCCCGCCAATTACGTGAATCGGTTGTTTTTCTGTCATTTTTAGCGGTGATTCTGATAACAGCGTTGCCGATAAATTTGAGCGACTTGATCGCCTGGGTTGAGGCGCAGACACTCTTCAAACAATTGCGCCGCTTTGTTGAACTGTTCTAAGTTGTAGAGCGATAAGGCTTCTGTAAATGATTGTAGCGTATTTAATTTGCCGTTTTTGAGTGCCGGCGGGTCAGCTTCAAAGATTTCATAGACTGTGACGGATTGGGATTTACCTTTAACGTTTACGGTGTCTATGGTGCGAATTGCATAATCTGCCGGTTTCGTCAATCGTTCATAAGTTTGTTGGGTTATTAATAATGGCAGGCCATAATTTTTGGTTAAACCTTCTACGCGCGAAGCTAAATTTACCGCATCACTAATTACGGTGCCATCCATGCGATTTTGTCCGCCAACCGTTCCTAACATTAAGGTGCCGGTGTTGATACCAATGCCAATTTGAATAGGATGATAGCCCGAATGGATGCGATGTTGGTTGTATTGGGCAAGCCGATGAAGCATCGAAATGCCGGCTTTCACTGCATTATCTGCCTCGCCACTAAATAAGGCCATAATTGCATCACCGATATATTTATCGATAAAACCATTATTTTCAACGATTGCCGGTTCCATGCAAGACAGATAAGAATTAATAAACTTGAAATTATCTGCCGGATTCAGACTTTCTGATAAGGTTGTGAAGTCGCGGATATCGGAGAAGAGAATCGACATCTCTAGCTGTACGGCATCACCTAATTTGATCTCCGTAAGGCTTTCATAGCCCAGAAAAGATAGAAATTGATTGGGCACAAAGCGACTCGCTGCTTCGGCTAATTCTAATTCGTTATCTAGAGCTTTTTCTAAGTCATGATTTACTTCAGACAGCTCAGAATAAAGTTTGGCATTTTGAATTGAAATAGCAGCAGAGGAAGATAACAATTTTAAAACTTCCACTCGTTCAGGCGTAAAACTTCCTCTTGTTAAGTTATTTTCTAAATAAACAATACTAACGATTTTTCCTTGATTAATTAGTGGGACGCACAGAATTGATTTAGGTCGGCATTCTTTGATATAAGGATCGTTACTAAACTTTTCCTCACAACTCGCGTCATTTAATACGATAGTTTCTTTCGTTCTAGAAACATAATTAATAATTGTTGCAGCCAAGTTTTGAGAAGTTTCAACAGGAATTGATTGCAACACGGTTATCTGTTCAGAACTTACTGTTTCTATCGCATTATCGTGCGACGCTTCGCTAACCGCTTCAATCAGCAACCTTCCCTGACTTTCTAGAATCAGGTAGCCTTTTTGTGCCCCCGCATTTTCAATAAGAATTTTCATCAAACTAGACAGCAACTTATCCAGCACGATTTCACCAGAAATCGCTTGAGAAGCTTTCATTACTGAAGCAATATCAAGTGATGAACTTGAGCCACTGCTAGTTAGAGAGATAGAAATTTTAGTGTCTTTAATTCCGCCTTGAGCTGTCACCAATAACTGCCGATATCGTGTCTCTAAATTCTTAACCTTAGCAGTGGCACCCCATAGCTGATAACAGTAACGCGCTTCCTGCATATAGGCTTTGGCATTCAGATCCTTCCCTTTAGATAAATAAAATTTGGCTGCCAGTTCATAAGCAAATGCAGATTCATGGATATATTCATGTTCTTTGGCTAGGGAAATGGCGCGCTCATAATAGTCTAGAGCTAATGCACTTTTACCAAGAACTCGACACAGCTCTGCTTCCACCAGATAAAAGTTGTTTAAGTAGTTTATTGGAGCTAATTTTGCCCATTTCTTTATTTTATTTTGATTAGCTTTTACTTTCTGAAGTAATTGTTTTTGCTCAGTTTTAACAACAGTGGGATAGACAGCTAGCCGGGTTAAAGAGTCATAAAAATAAAAATAACCGATGCAAAGCGTTGCCGTAGCACTATCTAAATACTGCTCAGTAAAAGTTGCATTTGATAAAGCTTCAGGATACTGCTCTAATATGTAACAAAGAATTAGCTTATTTAAGTAAAGCGCAAAAAGTGAGGTGCGATCCTTTGCTTCAATTAGTAGAGGTATCACACTTTCTTCGTTGCACGCATCACCGGCTAAATTACAGGGATTTTCTGCTTGACTTAATAAGTTAAGAACGGCTTGGTGATAAGATTTTAACAAAGAAAGCGCTTGTTCCTGCTTCAATTGCTTCATCGCTTGGCTGTATGCTGCCATCTGAAGTTCTAGAGCCGGCAAGTCTTTGCCAATCATATACGAGTAACAGCAATAAGCAAAAGCTGCATAGGTAGCATACTCAAAATCTCCGGTTTCTAGCCCACTTTTATAAGCCTCTACTAAAGGTAATAGCTGTGCTGTAGCCGGTGCTTTCCAATGGCTGATGAAACAGCTCACAATATGGAGAGTTTTAGACTTAAACTCTCTGAGGCTGAATTTATCTAGTAACCTTAAAGATAATTGACCAAATTCATAACCCGACTCAATCTCTTGCACCACTCCACAAAGAATTAATCCATAACTACTATAGGCATCGATACACTTAGGACTGTTGCCGTGCTTGATTGAGAGAATAACCTGTTGAAACACAATCAACGGTAGAAGTTTAGGTGCGGCAAAATAGGCAGGAGAAAATATCCTTGACAGAATACGCATCGCTGCTAGTTTGTAAGGATCGGTCATTTGAGGTAGATCGACTAAATCTAAAATTTGTTTTCCTACCATCGCTAGCTTGATTTCCATTAATCCCATTAAAATATTTAAGGTATTCGGGTTTTTGGGGAGTTTCACGCCCACTTGCCTTAAAAATTTCAGTCCGATATCAATTGCTTCTTCTAGCTGGCTTTTTGCCGTAAATGCGGTTATTTTTACCTCAACAACTTTGATTTGATCCAGAACAGTTTTTGCTTTTTGCACCACAACTTCAACGATTTTGTCCATTTGTTCAAAATCGCCATTAAGATAAGCTGTTTCTGCGGCTTCTATAGATAATTCTAGAACCAACTCATACTGCCTCCGCCAGCCTTCTTTTCCTAACAGTTCTATGCCTGTTTGCAGATAACTGAAAGCTGCTTCATAGGCAGTAGATGCTTTAGCTTTTTTACCGGCTATGAGATTTAACTGAGCTAATTCGTCTTTTTCTTTTCGTTCAGTGATTAGTTCAATCCCAAAATTGAGTTGGTTAACAATGTCAAAGATTTTCTCTTCTCGCTTATCTAGAAGCGTATTTTGCAATAGCAGTCGCCCGATTTGCCGATGGATAATTAATTTCTCAGCTTCGGGAATCAAAGAATAAGCGGCTTGCTGAATTCTATCATGAACAAATTTATATTCTAGAGCGTGCAAATTAAGAGGAAGGACATCGTCAGAAAAGCCAAAATCACTGAGATTGCTCAGGATTACGACTAAACTTTTGGCAACTGCTGCCTCCAAGCTGCTCACAACGTCTTGCAAAGGTTTTTCACTACAAATTGCTAAGGTTGCTAACTCAAATTGATTGCCCGTACAGGCAGCGAGCTTTAACATCTCTTGAGTATTATTGGGCAGTTTTTGAATTTTGCTTGCCATCAACTCGACGACGTTATCAGTAAAGTCTCTAGCTAGAATTTCTGCTAAATCCCACTGCCACGTTCCCCGATCCATGAGAATTTTTGAATCTTGAGATTTAGATTCTGGTTGTTTAAAATTTAGTAAATTATCAGTGTATAGAGATTTTAAAAACTCACTCAAGAAAAAGGGATTGCCATCCGTCTTGAAAAGCAATAATTCGGCAAGTGGCTTGGCGATTTCTGCTTCACAATTAAGGGTATCTGAAATGAGTTGAATAACAGTAGTTAGCTCCAAGGGTGACAGAAAAATTCGATTAATAACTACACCATTTTTAGCGATCTCATCTAAAGTCAACGTTAACGGATGAGCTGAAGAAACTTCATTATCTCGATAAGCCCCAATTAAAAATAGCCCGCTTGGGGCAGCGCTCATTAACAGTTGCATCAGCTTTAAAGAAGCTCCATCTGCCCATTGCAAATCGTCTAAAAAGATGGCTAAAGGGTGCGAGGGTTGAGTAAAGACTTTGATGAAGTTCTGAAAGACTAAATTAAAGCGATTTAGAGATTCTGTTGGGCCTAATTCTGGAACGGCGGGTTGCTTGCCGGTGATTAATTCCACTTCAGGAATAACGTCTACAATTACTTGGGCATTAATCCCCAAGGCATCTAACAATTTCTCTCGCCATTCTTGAAGCGACTGGGTATTTTCTGTTAACAATTGTTTGACTAATTCGCGAAAAGCACTAACAATCGCACTATAGGGAATATTGCGCTGATACTGGTCAAATTTTCCTGAGATGAAATAGCCGCGCTTCTGGGTAACGGGTTTATAAAGTTCCTGTACTAACGCGG from Microcoleus sp. FACHB-68 includes:
- a CDS encoding AAA family ATPase is translated as MITLAGISVKAQIYESANSLVYGGIRESDHQPVILKVLKQDYPTPAELTRYRTEYQITKLLNLAGVVQVYDLQKYQNTLVMFLEDFGGKSLKYWMQQGRFTLEEFLQIAIATTDALGQIHAANVIHKDINPSNVVFNKETHQLKIIDFGISTKLTRETPALKNPNVLEGTLAYMSPEQTGRMNRALDYRTDFYSLGVTFYELLTNQLPFETDDALELVHCHIARVPVSPSELNPEIPNAVSAIVMKLMAKTAEDRYQSVYGILADLKECLNQLQCNGKISDFLVAGQDISDKFQISQKLYGREREVETLLTAFEQVCLGQTEMMLVAGYSGIGKSALVQELYKPVTQKRGYFISGKFDQYQRNIPYSAIVSAFRELVKQLLTENTQSLQEWREKLLDALGINAQVIVDVIPEVELITGKQPAVPELGPTESLNRFNLVFQNFIKVFTQPSHPLAIFLDDLQWADGASLKLMQLLMSAAPSGLFLIGAYRDNEVSSAHPLTLTLDEIAKNGVVINRIFLSPLELTTVIQLISDTLNCEAEIAKPLAELLLFKTDGNPFFLSEFLKSLYTDNLLNFKQPESKSQDSKILMDRGTWQWDLAEILARDFTDNVVELMASKIQKLPNNTQEMLKLAACTGNQFELATLAICSEKPLQDVVSSLEAAVAKSLVVILSNLSDFGFSDDVLPLNLHALEYKFVHDRIQQAAYSLIPEAEKLIIHRQIGRLLLQNTLLDKREEKIFDIVNQLNFGIELITERKEKDELAQLNLIAGKKAKASTAYEAAFSYLQTGIELLGKEGWRRQYELVLELSIEAAETAYLNGDFEQMDKIVEVVVQKAKTVLDQIKVVEVKITAFTAKSQLEEAIDIGLKFLRQVGVKLPKNPNTLNILMGLMEIKLAMVGKQILDLVDLPQMTDPYKLAAMRILSRIFSPAYFAAPKLLPLIVFQQVILSIKHGNSPKCIDAYSSYGLILCGVVQEIESGYEFGQLSLRLLDKFSLREFKSKTLHIVSCFISHWKAPATAQLLPLVEAYKSGLETGDFEYATYAAFAYCCYSYMIGKDLPALELQMAAYSQAMKQLKQEQALSLLKSYHQAVLNLLSQAENPCNLAGDACNEESVIPLLIEAKDRTSLFALYLNKLILCYILEQYPEALSNATFTEQYLDSATATLCIGYFYFYDSLTRLAVYPTVVKTEQKQLLQKVKANQNKIKKWAKLAPINYLNNFYLVEAELCRVLGKSALALDYYERAISLAKEHEYIHESAFAYELAAKFYLSKGKDLNAKAYMQEARYCYQLWGATAKVKNLETRYRQLLVTAQGGIKDTKISISLTSSGSSSSLDIASVMKASQAISGEIVLDKLLSSLMKILIENAGAQKGYLILESQGRLLIEAVSEASHDNAIETVSSEQITVLQSIPVETSQNLAATIINYVSRTKETIVLNDASCEEKFSNDPYIKECRPKSILCVPLINQGKIVSIVYLENNLTRGSFTPERVEVLKLLSSSAAISIQNAKLYSELSEVNHDLEKALDNELELAEAASRFVPNQFLSFLGYESLTEIKLGDAVQLEMSILFSDIRDFTTLSESLNPADNFKFINSYLSCMEPAIVENNGFIDKYIGDAIMALFSGEADNAVKAGISMLHRLAQYNQHRIHSGYHPIQIGIGINTGTLMLGTVGGQNRMDGTVISDAVNLASRVEGLTKNYGLPLLITQQTYERLTKPADYAIRTIDTVNVKGKSQSVTVYEIFEADPPALKNGKLNTLQSFTEALSLYNLEQFNKAAQLFEECLRLNPGDQVAQIYRQRCYQNHR
- a CDS encoding circadian clock protein KaiA — protein: MRPQLSICIFLHSNQIAESLTRLLVNERYSVSSFTSEAEFLHFVESKKQQLDCLILEDDPAWQPVASHLRQEVIVLPAVIVDVSQPQINNDEMPANPTISAVEVAMSQRSAVVDEAVLSCFYHSAEVRVSTAQFNQITDFIHQALTEFLSLSPYGDLTRPASGGNSAATSLTQHLLLQQQRRLSEKLRERLGYLGVYYKRNPQGFLRHLPPAERREFLDSLKADYREIVLSYFSDDNNLNQKIDNFVNIAFFADVPVTNIVEIHMELMDDFAKQLKLEGRNEEILLDYRLTLIDTIAHLCEMYRRSLPQES
- the kaiC gene encoding circadian clock protein KaiC gives rise to the protein MNKLQQIGQPNQLPARGVQKIRTMIEGFDDISHGGLPVGRTTLVSGTSGTGKTMLAVQFLYNGITIFDEAGVFVTFEESPADIIKNASSFGWDLQGLIDEGKLFILDASPDPEGQDVVGSFDLSALIERIQYAIRKYKAKRVSIDSVTAVFQQYDAASVVRREIFRLVARLKQVGVTTIMTTERVEEYGPVARFGVEEFVSDNVVIVRNVLEGERRRRTMEILKLRGTTHMKGEYPFTMTDEGINIFPLGAMRLTQRSSNIRVSSGVKTLDEMCGGGFFKDSIILATGATGTGKTLLVSKFVENACKNGERALLFAYEESRAQLLRNAYSWGIDFEEWEQKGLLKIRCAYPESAGLEDHLQIIKSELTDFKPARLAIDSLSALERGISNNAFRQFVIGVTGYAKQEEITGFFTNTTDQFMGSHSITDSHISTITDTIIMLQYVEIRGDMARAINVFKMRGSWHDKGIREYTISQNGPEIKDSFRNYERIISGSPSRISIDEKSELSRIVKGVQGKKNEDLDS
- a CDS encoding type II toxin-antitoxin system prevent-host-death family antitoxin — translated: MAINVSVPEATRQFTELLQRVRQGEEVIISEAGMPVARLLPISAKSPRIPGQDRGKVIVSPDFDHPLPEDVINDFINPTTPQL
- the kaiB gene encoding circadian clock protein KaiB produces the protein MSSLKKTYILKLYVAGNTPNSVRALKTLKNILEEEFQGVYALKVIDVLKNPQLAEEDKILATPTLSKILPPPVRKIIGDLSDREKVLIGLDLLYEELCEEEQKLS
- a CDS encoding type II toxin-antitoxin system VapC family toxin produces the protein MRVVLDTHTFLWWVTDAPQLSNTVRGIIADSDNTILFSAASAWEIVIKVRTGKLILPEEPESYIPSRLAANQFESLPIQMNHVLQVAKLPGYHKDPFDRILIAQSQIEKIPILTIDNLITQYAVSSIW
- the trmFO gene encoding FADH(2)-oxidizing methylenetetrahydrofolate--tRNA-(uracil(54)-C(5))-methyltransferase TrmFO → MTEKQPIHVIGGGLAGTEAAWQIAQAGVPVILHEMRPNHLSPAHHTGELAELVCSNSFGAKATDRAAGLLHEELRQLGSIIIGKADEHNVPAGGALAVDRAVFSRNLTETLDAHPLIELRRDEVHQIPPDGITVLTTGPLTTHNLAADLQRFTGMEYMSFFDAASPIVVGESINFDIAFRASRYDKGDADYINCPMTKEQYLNFWREICAAEQAELKDFERETAKFFEACLPIEEMAKRGEDTMRYGPLKPVGLFDPRKKAELGDDPIEARKFKIHNCYAVVQLRQEDKAGQLWNMVGFQTNLRWGEQTRVFRMIPGLEEAEFVRMGVMHRNTFINAPQLLYPTLQFKQRPTLLAAGQLTGTEGYTAAAAGGWLAGTNAARLALGLETVKLPVTTMMGSLFEFISSAEPKHFQPMPPNFGILPELPVKIRSKQERYGKYRDRALADLAGWRESQLTLAICS